The following proteins come from a genomic window of Actinomarinicola tropica:
- a CDS encoding SRPBCC family protein codes for MAATDLSAPETTFVAEPGSHAATTTAVIAAPIENVWRAHVEPDLFVQWWGPAELTSRVETWEPTSGGSWRVVHIDPEGGEYGFRGVYHEVVPQERLIFTFEFEGMPGHVCLETHTFEAVEGGTRVTQHAVFQSVEDRDGMAESGMEAHAPVAMAQLQAVASSL; via the coding sequence ATGGCCGCGACCGACCTCAGCGCCCCCGAGACCACCTTCGTCGCCGAGCCCGGCAGCCACGCGGCCACGACGACGGCCGTGATCGCCGCCCCGATCGAGAACGTCTGGCGCGCCCACGTCGAGCCCGACCTCTTCGTGCAGTGGTGGGGTCCGGCCGAGCTGACGTCGCGGGTCGAGACCTGGGAGCCGACGAGCGGCGGCTCCTGGCGGGTCGTCCACATCGACCCCGAGGGCGGCGAGTACGGGTTCCGCGGCGTCTACCACGAGGTCGTGCCGCAGGAGCGCCTGATCTTCACCTTCGAGTTCGAGGGGATGCCGGGCCACGTCTGCCTCGAGACCCACACGTTCGAGGCCGTCGAGGGCGGCACCCGCGTGACCCAGCACGCGGTGTTCCAGAGCGTCGAGGACCGCGACGGCATGGCCGAGTCGGGCATGGAGGCGCACGCACCCGTCGCCATGGCGCAGCTCCAGGCGGTCGCCTCATCGCTCTGA
- a CDS encoding DUF3107 domain-containing protein — translation MDVRIGVTQAREVEVELPEDTDPEALQKTIDEALSSDDRVLWLTDRRGRRVAVPSSKVAYVEIGSPSDSRRIGFGA, via the coding sequence GTGGACGTCCGCATCGGGGTCACCCAGGCCCGCGAAGTCGAAGTCGAACTGCCCGAGGACACCGATCCGGAGGCGCTGCAGAAGACCATCGACGAGGCGCTCTCCAGCGACGACCGCGTCCTCTGGCTGACCGACCGCCGTGGGCGGCGGGTCGCGGTGCCGTCGTCCAAGGTCGCCTACGTCGAGATCGGGAGCCCGTCGGACTCCCGCCGCATCGGCTTCGGCGCCTAG
- a CDS encoding ArsA family ATPase, with protein sequence MALDLLDRRLLFVTGKGGVGKTAVSAALASLAAEHGRRTLVCEVDAKGDLARFFETAPTGFAPRRVQPNLEVMTLTTEESLREYLKLQLRIPLIAKIGPLARSFDFVANAAPGVREILTVGKVAYEVREDHYDLVVVDATASGHVVAQLGAPEAINELVKVGLVRDQTGWMQDILHDPARTGVVVVTTPEEMPVVETLELVERLGAETQVALAAVVANRVLPELFGRREEERFEQLRTDEGIGALVAAVRDVDGRSGHVDAAVATAALDAAELAVTLRRAKADHLTTLREGLDAATPLLFVPELFARAHGARATAQIASALSDEIGF encoded by the coding sequence ATGGCCCTCGACCTCCTCGACCGGCGCCTGCTCTTCGTCACCGGCAAGGGCGGCGTCGGCAAGACGGCGGTGAGCGCGGCTCTGGCCTCGCTCGCCGCCGAGCACGGCCGCCGCACGCTCGTGTGCGAGGTCGACGCCAAGGGCGACCTCGCCCGCTTCTTCGAGACCGCACCCACGGGGTTCGCGCCCCGGCGCGTCCAGCCGAACCTCGAGGTGATGACCCTCACCACCGAGGAGTCGCTGCGGGAGTACCTCAAGCTCCAGCTGCGCATCCCGCTGATCGCCAAGATCGGTCCCCTGGCCCGCAGCTTCGACTTCGTCGCCAACGCCGCCCCGGGGGTCAGGGAGATCCTCACCGTCGGCAAGGTGGCCTACGAGGTCCGTGAGGACCACTACGACCTGGTCGTCGTCGACGCCACGGCCAGCGGCCACGTCGTGGCCCAGCTCGGCGCGCCCGAGGCGATCAACGAGCTCGTCAAGGTCGGCCTCGTACGGGACCAGACCGGCTGGATGCAGGACATCCTCCACGACCCGGCGCGCACCGGCGTCGTGGTGGTGACCACGCCGGAGGAGATGCCGGTCGTCGAGACGCTCGAGCTCGTCGAGCGCCTCGGCGCCGAGACGCAGGTCGCGCTGGCCGCGGTCGTCGCCAACCGGGTGCTCCCCGAGCTGTTCGGACGGCGCGAGGAGGAGCGGTTCGAGCAGCTCCGCACCGACGAGGGCATCGGCGCGCTCGTCGCCGCCGTGCGCGACGTCGACGGTCGCTCCGGTCACGTCGATGCGGCGGTGGCCACGGCGGCGCTCGACGCCGCCGAGCTCGCCGTCACGCTGCGCCGGGCCAAGGCCGACCACCTCACGACCCTGAGGGAGGGGCTCGACGCCGCGACGCCGCTGCTCTTCGTGCCCGAGCTGTTCGCTCGGGCCCACGGCGCCCGCGCCACCGCCCAGATCGCGTCCGCCCTCTCCGACGAGATCGGCTTCTGA
- a CDS encoding ArsA family ATPase, translating to MASTDAGLAGVLAAREIVITCGSGGVGKTTTAGALAAMAAAEQGGRVLVLTIDPARRLATALGLEAFGNQEVRIPDAAWAAAGTRPRGELWAAMLDTKASWDDLVRLHAPDDATRDAILDNPLYRNITGKFVQSHDYIAMERLHEIHSSGRYDLVVVDTPPTRNAIDFLEAPERMADFFSSRLLRWLIAPSRSRVVSAASKPFYTVADRILGSQFLEDIAEFFILFQSMYDGFVARAEAVTRLLRDPRTAFVVVSTLEPGPSREASFFIDELEARDLLLGAVVLNKVLPNALLDPAGSELARVLSTSSTDVAERIADDPDDARTLGRVLREVGDSFANFAVVAQREAEQRGALARRAGVVGAVPHLDEDVADLGGLLRVGHALWPATG from the coding sequence ATGGCATCGACCGACGCCGGCCTCGCCGGGGTGCTCGCGGCACGGGAGATCGTCATCACCTGCGGCTCGGGCGGCGTCGGCAAGACGACCACCGCCGGGGCGCTCGCAGCCATGGCCGCCGCCGAGCAGGGCGGCCGCGTGTTGGTGCTCACCATCGATCCCGCTCGCCGCCTCGCCACCGCCCTCGGCCTCGAGGCGTTCGGCAACCAGGAGGTCCGCATCCCCGACGCGGCGTGGGCCGCGGCCGGGACCCGGCCTCGGGGCGAGCTGTGGGCGGCGATGCTCGACACCAAGGCGTCGTGGGACGACCTCGTCCGCCTCCACGCACCCGACGACGCCACCCGCGACGCCATCCTCGACAACCCGCTCTACCGCAACATCACCGGCAAGTTCGTCCAGAGCCACGACTACATCGCGATGGAGCGGCTCCACGAGATCCACTCGTCGGGCCGGTACGACCTCGTCGTGGTCGACACACCGCCGACCCGCAACGCCATCGACTTCCTCGAGGCCCCGGAGCGGATGGCGGACTTCTTCTCCAGCCGCCTCCTGCGGTGGCTGATCGCGCCCTCGCGCTCCCGGGTGGTCTCCGCGGCGTCGAAGCCGTTCTACACGGTGGCCGACCGGATCCTCGGCTCGCAGTTCCTCGAGGACATCGCCGAGTTCTTCATCCTCTTCCAGTCGATGTACGACGGGTTCGTCGCCCGGGCCGAGGCCGTCACCCGCCTCCTGCGGGACCCCCGCACGGCGTTCGTCGTGGTGAGCACCCTCGAGCCCGGCCCGTCGCGGGAGGCCTCCTTCTTCATCGACGAGCTCGAGGCCAGGGACCTCCTCCTCGGCGCCGTCGTGCTCAACAAGGTGCTCCCGAACGCCCTCCTCGACCCGGCGGGCAGCGAGCTCGCCCGCGTCCTGTCCACCTCGTCGACCGACGTGGCCGAGCGCATCGCCGACGATCCCGACGACGCCCGCACCCTCGGGCGGGTCCTGCGAGAGGTCGGCGACTCCTTCGCCAACTTCGCGGTGGTCGCCCAGCGCGAGGCGGAGCAGCGGGGCGCGCTGGCGCGCCGCGCCGGCGTGGTCGGCGCCGTGCCCCACCTCGACGAGGACGTCGCCGACCTCGGCGGGCTCCTGCGCGTCGGCCACGCCCTCTGGCCCGCCACCGGCTAG
- a CDS encoding sensor histidine kinase, with protein MASIAEISRERTALPQEAIDHLQRLVTAWGLLADFCFADLLLFAVADRVPGSPSDGGDGADGGPATDAASPFVVLGHIRPTTSQTLYRDDLVGQIIQAAERPLVARAFQHGEIIEGEITVAAIHERVRVQCIPVRCNGEVVGIMTRESAPLVGRQPGELERTYVEIFHRLARMIAHGDYPYAGEDADAEEPPRVGDGVILLDRSARVVFSSPNAISALHRIGIHGNTEGMKLTDYGFDDRIIKPAYQSRVPVTREIERGIDTTVVFRCLPLLDATDVSGAVLICRDISDLRRRDRLLLSKDATIREIHHRVKNNLQTIGSLLRLQGRRLAIPEARSAIEESVRRIRSIAIVHESLSRNAEDDVPFGDILRPIVRMAEESMVSPECPVYFRVDGEAGRLPATVATPLAVVLNELLQNAVDHAYPAESQLPGGHVKIAISRDDQRLCVEVADDGIGMPDTFDLGAESGLGLTIVRTLVETELGGAIAMRAHRPGTARPGTVIELTVQLDAPWLSGDDETVRRPTGQMPAVRVGSPPPTT; from the coding sequence ATGGCCTCCATCGCCGAGATCAGTCGTGAGCGCACCGCCCTCCCGCAGGAAGCGATCGACCACCTGCAGCGGCTGGTGACGGCGTGGGGGCTGCTCGCCGACTTCTGCTTCGCCGACCTCCTCCTGTTCGCGGTCGCCGACCGCGTGCCCGGGAGCCCCTCCGACGGTGGCGACGGTGCGGACGGCGGCCCCGCGACGGACGCCGCGTCGCCCTTCGTCGTGCTCGGCCACATCCGGCCGACCACCAGCCAGACGCTGTACCGCGACGACCTGGTGGGCCAGATCATCCAGGCCGCCGAACGCCCGCTCGTCGCCCGCGCCTTCCAGCACGGCGAGATCATCGAGGGCGAGATCACGGTCGCCGCCATCCACGAGCGGGTGCGGGTGCAGTGCATCCCCGTGCGGTGCAACGGCGAGGTCGTCGGGATCATGACGCGCGAGTCGGCTCCGCTCGTCGGCCGCCAGCCCGGCGAGCTCGAGCGCACCTACGTCGAGATCTTCCACCGGCTGGCCCGGATGATCGCCCACGGCGACTACCCCTACGCAGGGGAGGACGCCGACGCAGAGGAGCCGCCCCGCGTCGGTGACGGCGTCATCCTCCTCGACCGCAGCGCCCGGGTGGTGTTCAGCTCGCCCAACGCCATCTCGGCCCTGCACCGGATCGGCATCCACGGCAACACCGAGGGCATGAAGCTCACCGACTACGGCTTCGACGACCGGATCATCAAGCCCGCCTACCAGTCCCGGGTGCCGGTCACCCGGGAGATCGAGCGGGGCATCGACACCACCGTCGTCTTCCGGTGCCTCCCGCTGCTCGACGCCACCGACGTGAGCGGCGCCGTGCTCATCTGCCGGGACATCTCCGACCTGCGCCGACGGGACCGGCTGCTGCTGTCCAAGGACGCCACCATCCGCGAGATCCACCACCGGGTGAAGAACAACCTCCAGACGATCGGCTCGCTCCTGCGGCTCCAGGGCCGTCGCCTGGCGATCCCGGAAGCCCGCTCGGCGATCGAGGAGTCGGTCCGCCGCATCCGCTCGATCGCCATCGTCCACGAGTCGCTGTCCCGCAACGCCGAGGACGACGTGCCGTTCGGTGACATCCTGCGACCGATCGTCCGCATGGCCGAGGAGTCGATGGTGTCGCCGGAGTGCCCGGTCTACTTCCGGGTGGACGGCGAGGCCGGCCGGCTGCCGGCGACGGTCGCCACCCCGCTCGCGGTGGTCCTGAACGAGCTGCTCCAGAACGCCGTCGACCACGCCTACCCGGCCGAGTCGCAGCTGCCCGGCGGTCACGTGAAGATCGCCATCTCCCGCGACGACCAGCGCCTGTGCGTGGAGGTGGCCGACGACGGGATCGGCATGCCCGACACCTTCGACCTCGGCGCCGAGTCCGGCCTCGGCCTCACGATCGTCCGCACGCTCGTCGAGACCGAGCTGGGTGGCGCGATCGCCATGCGGGCGCACCGCCCGGGCACGGCGCGCCCCGGCACGGTCATCGAGCTCACCGTGCAGCTCGACGCCCCGTGGCTCTCGGGCGACGACGAGACCGTGCGCCGACCGACCGGCCAGATGCCGGCGGTGCGCGTCGGCAGCCCGCCGCCCACGACGTGA
- a CDS encoding WhiB family transcriptional regulator gives MTSSSLVLNVSTEPVQNDDWRRVASCRDTDPDLFFPVGTTGPAIEQIESAKAVCRTCEAQVPCLEFALSTNQDSGIWGGTSEEERRKLRRQWLARRRAQAAS, from the coding sequence ATGACCAGCAGCTCGCTCGTTCTCAACGTGAGCACCGAACCGGTCCAGAACGACGACTGGCGTCGGGTGGCCTCGTGCCGCGACACCGACCCTGACCTGTTCTTCCCGGTCGGCACCACCGGACCGGCGATCGAGCAGATCGAGAGCGCCAAGGCCGTGTGCCGCACCTGCGAGGCGCAGGTCCCGTGCCTCGAGTTCGCGCTCTCGACCAACCAGGACTCGGGCATCTGGGGCGGCACCTCCGAGGAGGAGCGCCGCAAGCTGCGTCGCCAGTGGCTGGCCCGCCGACGGGCACAAGCCGCCTCCTGA
- a CDS encoding glycerophosphodiester phosphodiesterase — protein MTKVIAHRGASVAHPENTLAAFRGAVEMGADGVELDVRRTADGGGAVIHDPHLPDGRLVVELTADDLPAEVPQLAAALEACGPLEVNVEIKNWRTDPDHDESCALAPLVVDAIRLAGVVERTIVSSFDLATIDRVHELELAVRTAWLVVDHPEPARLVERAASRGHAGLHPVARMVDADLVAAAHARGMFLNVWTVDDPDEIRRLADLGVDGIVTNVPDLARRALGSSAT, from the coding sequence GTGACGAAGGTCATCGCACACCGGGGGGCCTCGGTCGCCCACCCGGAGAACACGCTGGCGGCCTTCCGCGGCGCGGTGGAGATGGGCGCCGACGGCGTCGAGCTCGACGTCCGCCGGACCGCCGACGGCGGGGGAGCGGTGATCCACGACCCGCACCTGCCCGACGGCCGGCTCGTCGTCGAGCTCACCGCCGACGACCTGCCCGCCGAGGTCCCGCAGCTGGCGGCGGCGCTCGAGGCCTGCGGACCCCTCGAGGTGAACGTCGAGATCAAGAACTGGCGCACCGACCCCGACCACGACGAGAGCTGCGCGCTGGCGCCGCTCGTCGTCGACGCCATCCGGCTGGCCGGGGTGGTCGAGCGCACGATCGTCTCGTCGTTCGACCTCGCGACGATCGACCGGGTGCACGAGCTCGAACTGGCCGTGCGCACCGCCTGGCTCGTCGTCGACCACCCCGAGCCGGCCCGGCTCGTCGAGCGGGCCGCGTCCCGGGGCCACGCCGGGCTCCACCCCGTCGCCCGGATGGTGGATGCCGACCTCGTGGCCGCCGCGCACGCGCGGGGGATGTTCCTCAACGTGTGGACGGTCGACGACCCCGACGAGATCCGGCGGCTGGCCGACCTCGGCGTCGACGGCATCGTCACCAACGTCCCCGACCTGGCCCGCCGAGCTCTGGGAAGCTCGGCGACGTGA
- a CDS encoding DUF2254 domain-containing protein, which produces MNLLQRLRERFWFVPAVLCLVSFLVAQLLVEVEERVTVDGFPGWFDTVFLRVGESGSRDILGAIATSSLAVAGTTFSITMAVLALTSSSYGPRLVRNFMADRGNQIVLGVYVATFLYSLLVLRSVRAIGDPGDPEAEVFVPHLAVNLAVVLAVLNVAVLIYFIHHISSSIQISSIAGRVRRDLHDTVERLYPEELGLGPDDLDDVEEPADAELPDRLPERSHHVCARAPGYVQYVRVDALFDAARRHDVLVALAVRPGDYAIADQVLAYVHPEPVEEVDGVAALEEAIVDAIVIGGSRSPYQDIEFAVQQLTELAVRAVSPSTNDPFTAVNALDDLSSGLTLLAERHIPSPARFDDRGVLRVHAPAPDVVDLVSDVLDHIRWYGSDQPPVVRGAYELIERVGGASRHRSVRARLLRQLHLLVEAVERAGLQDHDVELLRAEADDVAAVLARGAGRTA; this is translated from the coding sequence GTGAACCTCCTCCAGCGGCTGCGCGAGCGCTTCTGGTTCGTCCCGGCCGTGCTGTGCCTGGTGTCGTTCCTCGTGGCCCAGCTCCTCGTCGAGGTCGAGGAGCGCGTCACGGTCGACGGCTTCCCCGGGTGGTTCGACACGGTGTTCCTGCGGGTGGGGGAGAGCGGCAGCCGCGACATCCTCGGCGCCATCGCCACGTCGAGCCTCGCCGTCGCCGGCACGACGTTCTCGATCACGATGGCCGTGCTGGCCCTCACCTCGTCCAGCTACGGGCCCCGCCTCGTCCGCAACTTCATGGCCGACCGGGGCAACCAGATCGTGCTCGGCGTCTACGTCGCCACCTTCCTCTACAGCCTGCTCGTGCTGCGGTCGGTGCGAGCGATCGGCGACCCGGGCGACCCCGAGGCCGAGGTGTTCGTGCCCCACCTGGCGGTCAACCTCGCGGTCGTCCTCGCCGTGCTGAACGTCGCCGTCCTCATCTACTTCATCCACCACATCTCGAGCTCCATCCAGATCTCGAGCATCGCCGGACGGGTGCGGAGGGACCTCCACGACACGGTCGAGCGGCTCTACCCCGAGGAGCTCGGCCTCGGCCCCGACGACCTCGACGACGTCGAGGAGCCCGCCGACGCCGAGCTGCCCGACCGGCTCCCCGAACGCAGCCACCACGTCTGCGCGCGGGCCCCCGGCTACGTGCAGTACGTGCGGGTCGATGCCCTGTTCGACGCGGCGCGGCGCCACGACGTCCTCGTCGCGCTGGCCGTTCGTCCCGGCGACTACGCCATCGCCGACCAGGTGCTCGCCTACGTGCACCCCGAGCCGGTCGAGGAGGTCGACGGCGTCGCAGCGCTCGAGGAGGCGATCGTCGACGCCATCGTGATCGGCGGGTCGCGGAGCCCGTACCAGGACATCGAGTTCGCCGTGCAGCAGCTGACGGAGCTGGCGGTGCGGGCCGTGTCGCCCAGCACCAACGACCCGTTCACGGCGGTGAACGCCCTCGACGACCTGTCCTCGGGGTTGACCCTGCTCGCCGAGCGCCACATCCCGTCCCCGGCCCGGTTCGACGACAGGGGCGTCCTCCGCGTGCACGCGCCGGCGCCGGACGTCGTCGACCTGGTGAGCGACGTCCTCGACCACATCCGCTGGTACGGCTCGGACCAGCCGCCCGTCGTCCGTGGCGCCTACGAGCTCATCGAGCGGGTGGGCGGCGCGAGCCGGCACCGGTCGGTCCGTGCCCGCCTCCTGCGCCAGCTGCACCTGCTCGTCGAGGCGGTCGAGCGCGCCGGCCTGCAGGACCACGACGTCGAGCTGCTGCGCGCCGAGGCCGACGACGTCGCCGCCGTCCTCGCGCGCGGCGCCGGCCGGACCGCCTGA